A single genomic interval of Aegicerativicinus sediminis harbors:
- a CDS encoding serine hydrolase, with translation MKFITFLKQTISSLAIVLFVGCNQKSEQAEIEAPIITDEVLLQLKDSADIPAISIAIFKDGNTLYNNALGVKNWDSKDSIDANTIFEAASLTKCIAAYCALKLVEEGTLDLDKPLSDYYNYHDISHNEHYKEITARMVLSHTSGLPNWRRNRQLDTVNLRFQPGLKFSYSGEGFVYLQKVMEQITDASLTDLANQKVFKPLGMDRSFMVVSDSSNYAVGHARDLSPQHKFKPQEPNAAYSLHTTATDYAKFIQELLQPKHIQAKLVNSMMTPQVWWEDSNQSMAWGLGVGLNLVDKDTLFWHWGDNGAFKAFFLASRPQQKGFVYFANSHNGIGISRRLMDLVFPEEDVMGSWTDYAQYTDLNFQLQRLYINKGLGAFLETYPNYTKAYPEEFNEQFLNQMGYMALGADNIEDAIVLFSMNVEAYPESSNVYDSLGEALFEAGDYQQAYDNYKKSVELNPNNRFGKEMMSRIKDSLGTRRN, from the coding sequence ATGAAATTCATCACTTTTCTAAAACAAACAATTTCTAGTTTGGCAATTGTTCTGTTTGTTGGCTGTAACCAAAAGTCAGAGCAAGCAGAGATTGAAGCACCCATAATCACCGATGAGGTATTACTACAATTAAAAGACAGCGCCGATATACCAGCAATTTCCATAGCCATTTTTAAGGATGGAAACACCCTTTACAACAATGCCTTGGGAGTTAAGAACTGGGACAGCAAAGACAGCATAGATGCAAATACTATTTTTGAGGCAGCTTCACTTACAAAATGTATTGCGGCTTATTGTGCCCTAAAATTGGTGGAGGAAGGGACATTGGATTTAGATAAACCCTTGTCTGATTATTACAATTACCACGACATTTCCCATAACGAGCATTATAAAGAGATTACCGCCCGCATGGTCTTAAGCCATACCTCAGGACTACCCAATTGGCGCAGAAATCGACAGTTAGATACTGTAAATCTGAGGTTTCAACCCGGACTAAAATTTAGCTATTCGGGGGAAGGCTTTGTGTATCTGCAGAAGGTAATGGAACAGATCACAGATGCCTCTCTAACGGATTTAGCAAACCAAAAGGTGTTTAAACCATTGGGGATGGACCGCAGTTTTATGGTAGTGTCCGATAGCAGTAATTATGCAGTAGGCCATGCTAGGGATTTAAGCCCACAGCACAAATTTAAACCCCAAGAGCCCAATGCCGCCTATAGCTTGCATACCACGGCCACCGATTATGCCAAGTTTATACAAGAATTATTGCAGCCAAAACACATACAAGCTAAGTTGGTAAACTCGATGATGACTCCCCAGGTTTGGTGGGAAGACAGCAACCAATCTATGGCTTGGGGGTTGGGCGTGGGACTAAATTTGGTTGATAAGGATACTCTCTTTTGGCATTGGGGCGATAACGGTGCCTTTAAGGCATTCTTTTTAGCCTCTAGGCCACAGCAAAAGGGATTCGTTTATTTTGCCAATAGCCATAATGGCATTGGAATTTCTAGGCGACTGATGGATCTTGTGTTTCCTGAGGAAGACGTCATGGGCAGTTGGACCGACTACGCCCAATATACCGACCTTAACTTTCAACTCCAACGACTTTATATAAATAAGGGTTTAGGTGCGTTTTTGGAAACCTATCCTAACTATACAAAAGCCTACCCAGAGGAGTTTAACGAACAGTTTTTAAACCAAATGGGGTATATGGCGTTGGGTGCTGACAACATTGAAGATGCCATCGTACTATTTAGCATGAATGTAGAGGCTTACCCTGAAAGTTCTAATGTCTATGATAGCTTAGGCGAAGCCTTGTTTGAAGCTGGGGACTACCAACAGGCCTATGACAATTATAAAAAATCGGTGGAGCTAAACCCTAACAATAGGTTTGGTAAGGAAATGATGAGCCGCATTAAAGATTCCCTGGGTACCCGTAGAAACTAA
- a CDS encoding TetR/AcrR family transcriptional regulator, translating to MKEDYIQSGRVNQKLETREKIIESAQYFLKSGHNVNLDEIANRAGVSRATIYRYYSNVEVLLHEAGLDLSVLPPETIITDLGEVDINETILGIQDYYNDLALDNETAFRKYLGIAIASNDAKNKRGARRKKTLGLAFKNLDLPKEDKVKLIDLFTVLMGIEPIIVTKDVCGLNNQQSKEVLKLGIDLILKALNLPKK from the coding sequence GGCAGGGTGAACCAAAAGTTAGAAACCCGTGAGAAAATTATTGAAAGTGCCCAATATTTCCTTAAAAGCGGGCATAACGTCAACCTCGATGAAATTGCCAATAGAGCAGGGGTATCCCGAGCAACGATCTACCGCTATTATTCTAATGTGGAGGTGTTGTTGCACGAAGCTGGTTTAGATCTTTCAGTCCTTCCGCCTGAAACGATTATAACCGACCTGGGTGAGGTGGATATCAATGAAACCATATTGGGCATACAGGACTATTATAACGATCTAGCCTTGGATAACGAGACTGCTTTCCGAAAATACCTCGGTATTGCCATAGCCTCCAATGATGCTAAAAATAAACGTGGTGCCCGACGTAAAAAGACCCTGGGCCTGGCTTTTAAGAATTTGGACTTGCCTAAAGAAGATAAAGTCAAACTTATTGACCTGTTTACGGTACTTATGGGGATAGAGCCCATCATTGTTACGAAAGATGTATGTGGCCTTAACAACCAACAATCCAAGGAAGTACTTAAGTTGGGGATAGATTTAATTCTTAAAGCACTTAACCTTCCGAAAAAATAG
- a CDS encoding alpha/beta hydrolase — translation MKNNKRKWSIRKKLRMLWVLAGIAFMLWQFYSMQAHNVENSLMQSDDQLTFHNTSDFYSYTPTAYYNSTLIFFPGALVQPKAYIPLCRNIAENNVKVYLIKMPWRQATMGYNKIKELDILKNSTMTYILAGHSQGGKMAAQFVYENPDAIDKLILIGTTHPRDISLADQTLPILKIYGTNDGVADEATMLKNKPMLPEKTEFKRIEGGNHSQFGYYGFQLGDDKANISRELQQKETLESILEFMDID, via the coding sequence ATGAAAAACAACAAAAGAAAATGGTCTATTAGAAAGAAGTTACGGATGCTTTGGGTTTTAGCGGGAATTGCTTTTATGCTATGGCAATTCTATTCAATGCAAGCCCATAATGTTGAAAATAGCCTCATGCAAAGCGATGACCAATTAACTTTCCACAACACTTCCGATTTCTATTCCTACACCCCAACCGCTTATTATAATTCAACACTCATATTTTTTCCTGGGGCTTTAGTACAACCTAAAGCCTATATTCCTCTCTGTAGAAACATAGCTGAAAACAACGTAAAAGTTTATCTTATAAAAATGCCGTGGCGGCAAGCTACTATGGGTTATAATAAGATAAAAGAATTGGATATTCTCAAAAATAGCACAATGACCTATATTTTGGCGGGTCATTCCCAAGGTGGAAAAATGGCGGCTCAATTTGTTTATGAAAATCCAGATGCGATTGACAAACTCATATTAATAGGCACTACCCATCCAAGGGATATTTCACTTGCCGATCAAACCTTACCGATACTAAAAATTTATGGTACCAATGACGGCGTCGCTGATGAAGCGACCATGCTAAAAAATAAACCCATGCTGCCAGAAAAAACGGAGTTTAAACGTATTGAAGGCGGCAACCACTCCCAATTTGGGTATTATGGATTTCAATTAGGGGATGATAAGGCGAACATCAGTAGGGAACTACAACAAAAGGAAACCTTAGAAAGTATATTGGAATTTATGGATATCGATTGA